TGCATCACGGAGTAGCTGCAGGTGCCGGTCGTAGCTTGGGTGGGCGGCCAGTTGAGGCTTTACGGTGGGAAAGGCGTGGACGGGGATGCCGGCACCGAGTGCTTCATTGAGAATGCCGAGTGCGAGAGTGTCATTGATGCCTTGAGCCCATTTGTTGATCACGTTGAAGGTAGCCGGTACGACCGCCACAGCCGTAGCTGGCGGATGCGGCTCCGGCTCGCCGGGCTTTCGCCATTCCGCCCGCACCGGGTAGCCGGTCTGCTCCGCAAGCGCCTCCCGGTCGATCCAGGTCGCAGCGGTCGGCGTAGCGGTGACGCAAACGGTCCAGCCGTCCTCCAGCAGCAGTTCGATCAGCTCACCGATCCGCAGCGCCGGAGGTGCCGCGCAGACGACCAGGGCGAGCACTCGTGGTGGGGTCATGCCAGCAGTCCGGCACGCTCCGCAAGTGGTCGCAGCCCTGGCGTCGCGGCCCGACGCTCCTTCGCCAGTAGGTCGAGCAGCAGCGTGCGGGCTTGTACGTTCGCGTGCACCGTCTCGGCAGCTACCCGCTCCGCTTCGAGCAGGTGCAGCACGGCAGCCGACCTGTCACTGGACGACATCAACGCGGCTGCGGCCAGGTCGACGTGGACTTGGGCTCTCCGGCCGACCAGCACTGTGGGCATCCGGGACGTGTCCAGCCGTGTCCCGATCTCCATGGCCTCGTTCGCGTTGCCTGCTCGGACGGCCGCCGACACCGAGTGAATGACGACGTTCGTCGGACCGAAGCCTGTCCACAACCGGTTCCGGTCAGAGCCCAGTGTCGTCGCCAGCCCATCGGCGCGCTTCAGCAATTGGCTCGCTCTCTTCGGGTTCCCTTGTCCAGCAGCGATGATGGCAGCCAAGAGCAGCAGTGCCCCGTGAGCGGAGATCAGGTCAGGATCGGAAACTGGACCAGCCGAAGTCAGAGCTTCGACGCTGGTCCGCACGACCCGTTCGGCCGCTTCCGCTCTGGCAGGAAGTCGCATGAGCCCGCACGCCGCCTGATAGGCCGCAACAGCGGCCAGCGCCTGGTCGTCGCTGAGGCGGGCGGCGGTGGACGCCCGGTCAGCAGTCAACAGGGCTACATCACCATCTCCCACCTTGACCGCGAGCTTCGATGCAGCGATGTAGGCGGCACCGAGCAGTCGAAAGGCGCTGCTGCGGTGAATGCCTGAGGCGTTGCTGCTCAGGGCTGTCGCCTGGGTCAGGACTTCCGGGATCAAGCGGGCCGCCGAGGTGTAGCTCGCCCGCTGGTAAAGGTTGTGCACCCTGCCCACAGCGCGCCGGACCTCGACGAGAGGCGGCGGGGGTGGGGTGTCGATGAGATAGCCGGTCAGATAGTTCCGGAGGCCGGCCAAGAGGTCAGGCATGGCGGCGGGGGATACGGGATCACGCTCCATGTCCTTCACAACCTGCCCTCGATGCGCTGTCACCGATACGTCGACGAGCATCCCGTCGAGTTGTTCGAGCGTAACGCCCAGCGCGGAGGCAATTCGGTTTCGATGCCACGGCTGCGGATCGGTCTCCGCATTCTCCCAGCGCACCACAGTGGATCGCTCCACCCCGAGAAGTGTGGCGAGGCGTTCCTGGCTGTACCCGAGCGCCTTGCGGCGTTGGCAGAGCCGGTGTCGCTTCAGGGCCACGGCCGTTCTCCCTCCGTTGTTCCGCCACTGTAGTAACACTGCGTCGACCGTGCGGGCACGCAGACGCCTCATTTCTGCCTCATACAGGCTCCTTCGGTGCTGTAGTCCACGATCCGCTTCTCGCCAAGGCTGTTTGCAGGGCCCGGGGCGGGTGCTGGGCTCCGGTGGCGTCGACCCGAACGACGCGTACCGACCCCGCCCGCCCCGGTGCCGCATCACATGAGCGAAACGAGCGTGCCGAGGCCGCCGTACGTGACCGCCGAGCAGGAGGTAGCGCAGCGATGATCTACGTGACCGGGGAACGCCTCCAGTCGCACCACGTCCGGGCCGTCGACTTCGGTCGTCGTTGGCGGGGGCTGGACCCGGCCCAGGTGTACGACTACCTCGACCGGGTCGCCGACGAACTGGATCGCCTGCAACGGCAGCTCGTCACGGCGAACACCGAGGCCGAGCGGGTCCGGCAGGCGTTGCGGCAGTGGCAGTCCCGGCAGACCGAGAACCGGCCGGCATGGCACGCACACCCGGTGGGGGAGCGCCGGTGACCGAGGCGGCGGCACGGGCGGCGGTCGCCCGGTGGCTGCGGCTGGTGCAGGCGGATACGGAGCTGTCCGCGTACCTCATCGGGGTCGATCTGGACCGGCTCGCCGCGCACCTGATCCGGCAGCTCGTGGGCGGCGGGCCGGTGTTGGAGGGGTGGCCGGGGCTGCCGGAGGCACCGCGGCGGCGGGCCGGTGACTACCTGGCGGGAGCGCTCGCGACCGGCGGCCCTGCGGTGATCGACGAGGTCGCCGCCGAGTTCCGGGCCAGTCTGGCGGGGCACTGCCCGCTACCGGCATCGGAGCTGGCTCTCGTCGTCGCCGCCCTGGCCCGGCTGGTCGGCGGCGGCGGCGGTGGCCGGGCCGAGCGGTGGGCACTGCTGGCGGTACTCGGCCGGGTCCACCACCGGCATCGGCTTCGTCCCGAGCACGGTCCGCTGATCGGCGCCGCCCTGGCGACGGTGGCTCCGCGCCTCTGTCCGCCGCCGGTCGACGTCGGCTGGGAGCGCCGGTGGCGGCGGTCCTGGGCGCTCGTCGTGCGCGCCGCCGGGCGGATGGGCGACGGGTCGGCGTTCTGGTCGGCCGAGGTGACCGGCCGTGACCTGTCCGCCGAGGGCATCGCCATTCTGGCTGTACGCCCGTGGCACCCGCTGCCGTTCCGGCCCGGCCAGGCGGTGCCGCTCTGCCTGCCGCAACACCCGGGCCGGTGGCGCTGGTACTGCCCGGCCAACGCCCCACGCCCCGACGGCACCGTCGAGCTGCACGTCCGCGCGGTGGCCGCCGGCACCGTCTCCCGCAGCCTCGTCCACGAGGTACGCCCCGGCGACCCGCTCCACCTCGGCCCACCCGTCGATGTCGGCCTCATCCTGCCCACTGTCTCGCCGTCGGTCCCTCGCCGGGACCTGCTGCTGGTGGCCGGTGGCACCGGGCTGGCCCCGCTGCGCGCCCTGGTCGAGCAGGTCGCCGCTGCACCGGCCGGCCGGCGGGTGACCCTGATCGTCGGCGTACGTACCGTCGCCGACCTCTGACGCGATTGCCTTGGACAAGCTCGACCAGGCGCACCCCTGGCTGACCGTCGTGCCGGTCTTCTCCCGCGACCCGCTCGCGGTGTCGGAGGAGAACGGTGACGCCCTCACCGTGGCCTTGGGTCACCTCCGTTCCGATCAGGAGGTGTACGTCTGCGGGCCACCCGCGATGCTGGCCGGCTCCCGATTGCGGCTGCTCGCTGCGGCGGTGCCTGCTGAGCGGATCCACCTACCTGGACTGATGTCGTTGTCTTGATCGTTAACCGCAGCCATAACGTGATCATCTCGGACCGAAATCACTTCCACAGGATTAGGTCATCCAAGCTGACTGATTGTCGCTGTCGCGGGTCTGTCCGGCGGATGGCGGTCCCGTTGACGGGAGTCAAAAGTGTCCTGGTGCATCCTGAGCAACCGATGATTCCGGGCAACGACGGTCCGAACGCACCTGATCCGGCATATCCGCCGACCGCACCCTTGCCGTACCAGGGCGCGCCAGTTGTCTATCCGCCACAGTCGGCCGTTCCCTATTCGGGTCCGCCGGTGGCCTACCCTCCGCAATCCGGTGTGCCCTACTCCGCCACACCCGCCGTCTATCCGCCCGGACCGTATGCTCCCCCGCCGCCACACCCGCACCAGAAGGCCTACCCGTATCCGGCGCAGGCGATGGTGTACCCGCCGCCGCAGTATGCTGCGCCGCCTCTACCCGCTTACACCAGGGAATACATCGGTGCGGGTTTCCATGTCGTCCACGTCATCCTATGTCTCATGACCGCCGGCTGCTGGCTGCCCGTTTACGGACTTGCCTACTACATGAAGTCCCGGCCGAAGACCGTGACGACCTACGGTCGGTGACTCTCGGACGCCCTCCCCCAGCCGGACCGCAGTTCCCCGCTACCGGTTCTGTCACCGCCTGGCCGACAGTGTGGTCCGTCGGTGCTGTGCCCGAGCAGCACCGCACGGCGTCCCACGATCATTCGCCGAGGCAATATCGCACCGCCTTGACCGAGTGGAAGCGACGGGTGCACTGGCAGCCCTTCCCAACCGACCGGTCACATCCTCGGTCGCCTATCCGACAACCTGTGGGTGTACAGCGTCCGCGCTGAGCAGCATCGACGGGCCAAACAATGTGGAGAACCAGAGAATGGCCTATCCGTACCCGAGTCAGCCGCCGCACCAGGTGGCGGAGCCAGCGAATCCGGGCCAGCAGCACCGGCCGGCTGGTCACGAAGCTCCCGAGCCGGCTCCCAGCGGCTGGGGACATGCTTCGGTGCCGCTCCCGAATGGGACTATTCCACCGATCGCTCCGGTGAGCGTCAGGCGCAGTAAGCTGCCCGTGATTCTCGCTGTCGCCAGCCTCACTGTGGCTCTGATCGCCGTCGCCGTCGCCGCCGTCGTAGTTACCAGCAAGGACAGTCTGACCTTGCAGGCGGCTCAACGAGAATGTCGGACTGCGCTGGAGCGCGAAGCTAACAGGCGGGCCGGTCGGGCTGGACCGGACGGGATTCTTGTCTCCTTGACCGAGGTTGAGCTGCAAGAGGCGTGGCAGACAGATTCGGGCTTCGCGGTCAACGGCACCGCTCGCTATACGCTGACAAGCGCCTTGCTGCCCCAGGTGAACCAGTCGGTGGGGTTGACGTGTGAAGCGACATCGGTAGATGGGCAGGTCCTGACGACGGTGAAAAACCGTCTCTGATCGCGGAACGGCGGCGGAGGTCGATCGCATCTTGGTCCGCCGTTCACCTGTGCCGGCTCCTGCGATCCGTTGACGCCGTCAGCTCGACAGGGCTCGCATCCGACACGGCCGCACTGGGCCCGCCCCGCATCCTGTGCCCGCCGCCTGGCCGGGGCACGATGGGTGAACTGATCCACCAGAATGGTCCGTACTGATGGTCATGCGGACGACGGAGTTGGTGGCCTGCACGCGCAACGCGATCGACTGGCTCGGGCCGGCCGGGGTACGTGGGGTGGTGCACCGCTGGATGCGTCTGGTGGCGGCCGACGCGGAACTGGCGCCGTACCTGCTGGGGATCGACCGGCGGCGGCTCGCCACCCATCTCGCGGCTCAGCTCACTCCGGCCCTGGGTGGTCCGGGTCGGGCGATCGGGTCGGTCGGCGGGGTGTGGCTGCGGCTGGGGTTGACCACGGAGCAGCACTGGCGGGTGCTCGACTACCTGGCGGCGGTGCTGTGGCGACTCGACCTGCCGACGGACGCGATCATCGGTGTGCAACGCGCCGTGCGCGCGGAGCGCGGGTAGGGCGACGCCCTCTCGCTGCAGGTGACGAGAGGGCATCGGGCCAGGTCAGCCGCGCTTGCGCAGGCGTAGGGCCAGCCGGACGGCGACACCGAGGCCGACCACGGCGCAGGGCAGGGCGACGCCGTACGCGGCCCAGAGGTGCCCCTCGTCGGTCCAGTTGAAGAAGGCGGCGATGCCGAGGTGGACGGCGACCAGGGTGGCGACCAGTTCCGCCCAGGTGGTGCGCCAGAAGGGTACGCGTCGCTGCGGCTCGTGCTCGGCGAGGTCGCGGGCGTACTCCTCGACCGGGCCGAACTCGACGGTCGGGGTGCCGCCGGTGGCGCTGAGGTGGTCGTGGGCCTCGCGGGCCAGGTCGGCGGCGCGGTCGGGCGGGAGGTCGTAGCGGCCGACCAGCAGGCCCGACAGGCGGCGGTACCAGGCGTCCGGGTCGTCGTCGGGTGCGGTGCGCGGGGTGGGCGGCACGTAGTCGACCGGCTGCTTCGGCGGGGCCGGCCGTCGGGTCATCAGCCAGAGCAGCAGCAGTGCGACCACGACGATGCCGAGCACCGGGATGCGGGCGGCCGGCTCCTCGGGCAGGAGTACGAAGCTCGTCGCGCCCAGCCCGACGAAGAGGCCGACCACCGCGAACGACCAGGTGGCCAGTTGTGGGCGCCCGGCGGCGCGCAGGGCGTTGGGGAGGGCGCAGGCGGTGAAGGCCAGGCAGACCATGATCAGACCGGCCAGCCTGGCGGGTGTGGTGGTGAAGGTGAGGGTGCGTTCCAGGATCGCGTAGAAGATCGTGGCGCTCAGGCCGAAGACGACCAAGGTGAAGACCGAGCCGGTCAGGTAGTCGGCCGAGAGCATGCCGTTGCGGTCCACCTTCTCCCGCAGGTGTGCCGGCTGTTCGGCCGCCGCGGTCAGGGCGAACTCCTCCGGGTCGCCGAAGGCGTCGTACGGGCTCTCGCCGCTGAGCTCGCAGTGGGTACGGACGTCCGCGATGATCGGGTTCGCCAGGTGGTAGCCGACGCCCTGGTCGCTGAGGGCCAGCCGGGTCGGCAACTCCCAACGCTCGAACGGCTCCGTCATCTCGTGTCCTCTCCGGTTGCGGTCAGGAGCCGGTCGAACGCCGACGTGAACTCGCCCCAGCGGGCGCGCTCCTCCGCCAGCCGTTGCCGGCCTGCCGTGGTGATCGAGTAGGCCTTGCGTCCGGGGCCGCGTTCGCCGGGCAGCCAGTCGGAGCGCACCGCCCCGTCGGCCTCCAGCCGGCCCAGCACCGGATAGAGCGCGCCACCGCGTACGGCGCCGAGGCCGTGGTCGGCCAGTCGCTGCGCCAGGGCGTAGCCGTGCCGTTCGCCCTCGGTGAGAACGGCCAGGATGGCCAGCCCCAGGCTCGCGCGGAGCCAACCTGTCGCCGGGTCGACCGTGGCACTCATCGCTCGTAACACCGCCTTCCGACTAGTCGCTTCGGGAGGGTATTCCGTCTGCTCGACTAGTTCTATCTCAGAGTAGTCGGGTTCGGCAAGTAGTCGCGGGATCGGGTGGTGACGAGGAACACCGGTCTGCCGGCCGCTAAACGGGCGGCGGAGTGTCGGCGGCGGGAGCTAATGTGCGCTGCGGGCATCGCCCCCTCCGCACGTCGGGCCGGTCTTCCGCCGGCACCGCGTCGGCCACCACCGCTCGTCCTACGGTCAGATCCGACAACAGGAGACTTCGTGGCACAGCAATCTGTCGCGGCACCGCAACCTGTCCCGACATCGGACAAACTCGACGCTGCGGTGCTCAAGGTGGCCGGCGTCGTCGTGCTCGGTGCGATCATGTCGATCCTCGACGTGACGGTGGTCAGCGTCGCGCTGCCGACCTTCCAGAGTGAGTTCGACGCCTCGTACGCCCGCGTCGCGTGGACGATGACCGGCTACACGCTGGCGTTGGCCACGGTCATCCCGCTCAGCGGGTGGGCGGCCGACCGATTCGGCACCAAACGCCTCTACATGATCGCGTTGGCGCTGTTCACCATCGGGTCCGGCCTCTGCGCCACGGCCGACACCATCGGGCAGCTGATCGGGTACCGGGTGCTCCAGGGGCTCGGTGGCGGCATGCTCATGCCGATCGGCATGGCGATCATGACGCGGGCGGCCGGCCCGAATCGGATCGGCCGGTTGATGGCCGTGCTCGGTATCCCGATGCTGCTCGGCCCGATCAGCGGCCCGATCCTCGGCGGCTGGCTGATCGACGTGGCGAGCTGGCACTGGATCTTCCTGATCAACCTGCCGATCGGTGTGGTCGCGCTGATCTACGCCCAGATGGCGCTGCCGAAGGACGCCGCGCAGCCCTCGCAGTCGTTCGACTTCGTCGGCATGCTGATGCTCTCGCCGGGTCTGGCCCTGTTCCTCTACGGCGTCTCCACGCTGCCCGAGACCGGCACGTTCGCCGAGCCGGAGGTCTGGGGCCCGATGCTGGTCGGCGCCGTCCTGGTGGTGGCGTTCGTGTTCTACTCCTTCAAGCCCGAACACCCGCTGCTCGACCTGCGGCTGTTCCGCAACCGCCGGTTGACCGTCGCGGCGGTGACCATGTTCGTCTTCATCATCGCGTTCATGGGCGCGGGGCTGCTCTTCCCCAGCTACTTCCTCCAGGTGCGCGGCGAGTCGACGCTGCACGCCGGTCTGCTGATGGCGCCGCAGGGCCTCGGCGCCATGGTCACCATGCCCATCGCCGGCATGCTCGCCGACAAGGTGCCGGTCGGCCGGACGGTGCCGTTCGCGCTGGTGCTGATCCTCGCCGGGTTCTTCACCTTCACCCAGCTCGACGCGGACACCTCGTACGTGCTGCTCTGCGGCTCGCTGTTCGTGATGGGCCTGGGCATGGGCGGCACGATGATGCCGATCATGACCTCGGCGTTGAAGACGCTGACCGGGCACGAGGTCGCCCGAGGGTCGACGCTGGTGAACATCCTCCAGCAGATCGGCGGTTCGGTCGGCGCGGCGGTGATGTCGGTGATCCTCACCAACGAGCTCAACAAGTCCCAGCCGATCCCCGGCCTGACCGGCCCCAACGGCGAGCCGGTCACCGAGGCCGGGTTGGCCGTCGCCGCCCAGCAGCGGCCGGAACTCGCCGAACAATTGCCCGATCCGTCGATCATCGAGCGTGGTCTCGACTTCGCCGCCAACTCCTTCGCGACCACGTTCTGGGTCGCGTTCGCCCTGGTGGCGGCAACGTTCATCCCGGCCGCGTTCCTGCCCCGGCGGCGGGAACGGTCGCACCTGCTCGACGACCAGCCCGGTGAGCAGCCCGGCGAGGCGCCCCGCGCCCCGGTCATCGTGCACTGAACGCACCAGGTCACCGCTGACGATTCGAGACCACTGGCACGGAGCGCGGCCACCCGATTCGGGATGGCCGCGCCGCGCTCCGCTCCGCGCCCGTGTCCCGTGCAAGATCGCGCCCGATCCAGGATCGAGTGGTCTCGTCGCGCTCGCGAAGCCACTCGATCCTGGATCGAGCACGATCTTGGCTGGTCAGCGCGTCGGATGCGGCAGGTCGGGGCGCCCTTACGACGACGCCGACCTGCCCGGCCAGCGGTGGGCGGCGGATCGGCCCGATGAGGGTCGGTGCGCACCGTGGTCGGGTGCGGCGCGCGCGGCGGCGGTCGGGTCTGGCGCGGTGAGCGCGGTGCGTGCGGCGGTGCGTGCGGCGGTGGGGTGCGGCGCGGCGAGTGTGAGTGCGTGCGGCGGTCGGGTGCGGCGTACCGGGTGGTGGTGCGTACGGCGGTAGGGTCGCGGGACGCCGAATGGGGGTGGGGAGATGCTGCCGCAGCTGACGGTGCCGCCGGGTACGGAGGCGGAGCGGGTGATCACGACGGTGCTGTCCGACCTGCGGTCCGGCGAGCACCGGGGCGTGGTGGTCGACTCTCCACCCGGGGCGGGCAAGTCCACGCTGGTGGTGCGGGCCGCCGTCGAGCTGGCCGGCACCGGTGAGCCGTTGATGATCATCGCGCAGACCAACGAGCAGGTCGACGACCTGATCGACCGGCTCGCCCGGAAGGCACCCGAGCTGCGGATCGGTCGGCTCTCCGCCGGGGACTACCGGCCGTCGGAACGGGTGGGCTCGCACGACCAGGTCCGGGTCGCCGCGAAGGTCACCGACCTCGCCGCCTCGGCCGTGGTCATCGGTACGGCCGCCAAGTGGGCCACGGTCGCCGAGGGCTCGTGGCCTTGGGCGATCGTGGACGAGGCGTACCAGATGCGCTCGGACGCGTTGCTGCGCGTGGCCGGCAGGTTCGAACGGGCGCTGTTCGTCGGCGATCCCGGTCAGCTCGACCCGTTCTCCACGGTGGAGACCGGCCGGTGGGCGGGTTTGACCTGGGATCCGATGCAGTCGGCGGTGGCTGTGCTGCTGCGGCACAACCCGCAGTTGCCGGTGCACCGGCTGCCGGTGTCGTGGCGGCTGCCCGCCTCGGCCGCCCCGGTCGTGTCGCGGGCGTTCTATCCCTTCACCGAGTTCCGTGCCGGCACGGTCTCCACCCAGCGGGCGCTGCACTTCACCGAGACGGGGCCGGGGGACGCCCTCGACCGGGCGGTGGAACTGGCCGCCACCGACGGATGGGCGCTCTACGAACTGCCGGCCCGGCACACCCTGCGGACCGACGCCGAAGCCGCCGCCGCGTGCGCCGCGCTCGCCATCCGGGTGCTGCGGCGTGGGGCGGTCGCGATCTGCGAGCAGTCGCCCGGCGGCGCGCCGGTGACGGCGGAGCGGATCGCCGTCGGTGCCGCGCACCGTGACCAGGTCGCGGTGATCCGGTCGCTGCTCGGCGAGGAGGGAGCGGGCATCACGGTGGACACCGCCAACCGGCTCCAGGGGCGTGAGTACGACATGACGATCGTGCTGCACCCGCTCTCCGGCCGCCGTGACGCGACCGCCTTCCACCTGGAGTCGGGGCGGCTCTGCGTGCTGGCGTCGCGGCACCGGCAGGCCTGCGTGGTGGTGGCCCGTGCGGGTATCGGCGAGCTGCTGGACGCCCATCCGTCGACCGAGGCCCCGCAGTTGGACGTGCCGGTGAAGTTCCCCGACGGCTGGGAGGCCAACCAGGCTGTCCTCGCCCACCTGGCGGCGCTCGGCCCGGTCGGCCCGGACAGGTGACCCGGCGCGCCCCGGCCCGGTGGCCGCTCGCGCACGCCGTCACCGACGCCCCGTGCACCGACGGTCTGCGCACCGACGCCTCGTGCACCGAGGGCCGGCGCACCGACGTGGGTCAGCCCAGCGTCGTCGCCGATCGGTGCGGGTCTGTCGGTGGTGTCGGATACCGTCGGGTGCCATGAGGGCGCGGCCCAGCGGCGTGATGATCGGACGGGACCATCCCGCCGGTCTGTTGCGCGCCGAGGTCGACCGGGCCGCTGCCAGTCACGGCGGGCTGGTCCTGGTCACCGGCGAGCCGGGGATCGGCAAGACCACCCTGGTGACGTCCGCCGCCGACGAGGCACGCCGGCAGGGTGCGCTGGTGCTCGGTGCGGCCTGCTGGGATTCCGCCAGCGCGCCCGGTTACTGGCCCTGGGTGCAGGTGCTGCGCGGTCTGCGCCGCTCGCCGGAGGACTGGGCGGTGGCCCGCGAGTCGGCCGAGCCGGCGTTGCGGCTGCTGCTCGGTGAGGTGGATCCGACGTCGAGGTCGCACGGTCCGTCGTTGATGACCCCGGTCACGGCCAGTGGCGACGGGCTGCTGCCGACGACGGTCGGGCCCGGTGACGGTGACACGGCCGAGCGGGAGGCGTTCGCGCTCTACGACTCGGTCACCGCCGCCCTGGTCGCGGTCTCCCAGCGTCGGCCGGTGCTGGTGGTCCTGGACGACCTGCACTGGGCCGACGCGGCGTCGGTGCGGCTGCTGCGGTTCGCCGCCCAGCACACCTGGTTCGAGCGGTTGCTGCTGGTCGGCACGTACCGGGACGCGGAGGTGGAGGCGGAGGACCATCCGCTGCGACCGCTGCTGATGTCGCTGGTGGCCAAGAGCACCCCGATCACTCTCACCGGCCTGTCCCGGGACGAGGTCGGCGCGTTGATGACCCGCACCGCCGGCCGGGAACCGGATCCGCACTGCGTCGACGACGTGCACCGGCGCACCGGCGGCAATCCGTTCTTCGTGGAGCAGACCGCCCGGCTGTGGCACTCCGACGGGCAACTGGCCGGCATCCCGCCCGGCGTACGCGAGGTGGTGCGCCGACGGCTCGACCGGTTGCCCGCTGAGGTGGTCGACGTGCTGACCGTCGCCGCGGTCCTCGGGCGGGAGTTCCACGCGGCTGTCCTGGCGGCGAGTGCCGGTCGGCCACCGGCCCGGCTCGACGCCCTGCTGGACGTGGCGGTGGCCGCACGGCTGGTGCTCTCGGGCGGCGACGGCCGGTACACCTTCGCGCACGACCTGGTCCGCGAGACGTTGTACGACGGTCTCGCCGACGGTGAGCGCCGGCTGCGGCACGCCGCCG
Above is a window of Verrucosispora sp. NA02020 DNA encoding:
- a CDS encoding FAD-binding oxidoreductase; translation: MTEAAARAAVARWLRLVQADTELSAYLIGVDLDRLAAHLIRQLVGGGPVLEGWPGLPEAPRRRAGDYLAGALATGGPAVIDEVAAEFRASLAGHCPLPASELALVVAALARLVGGGGGGRAERWALLAVLGRVHHRHRLRPEHGPLIGAALATVAPRLCPPPVDVGWERRWRRSWALVVRAAGRMGDGSAFWSAEVTGRDLSAEGIAILAVRPWHPLPFRPGQAVPLCLPQHPGRWRWYCPANAPRPDGTVELHVRAVAAGTVSRSLVHEVRPGDPLHLGPPVDVGLILPTVSPSVPRRDLLLVAGGTGLAPLRALVEQVAAAPAGRRVTLIVGVRTVADL
- a CDS encoding DivIVA domain-containing protein — protein: MIYVTGERLQSHHVRAVDFGRRWRGLDPAQVYDYLDRVADELDRLQRQLVTANTEAERVRQALRQWQSRQTENRPAWHAHPVGERR
- a CDS encoding flavoprotein, whose protein sequence is MLALVVCAAPPALRIGELIELLLEDGWTVCVTATPTAATWIDREALAEQTGYPVRAEWRKPGEPEPHPPATAVAVVPATFNVINKWAQGINDTLALGILNEALGAGIPVHAFPTVKPQLAAHPSYDRHLQLLRDAGVAAAPLNAESGWGTVIEMLNATL
- a CDS encoding PadR family transcriptional regulator, which gives rise to MSATVDPATGWLRASLGLAILAVLTEGERHGYALAQRLADHGLGAVRGGALYPVLGRLEADGAVRSDWLPGERGPGRKAYSITTAGRQRLAEERARWGEFTSAFDRLLTATGEDTR
- a CDS encoding globin → MVMRTTELVACTRNAIDWLGPAGVRGVVHRWMRLVAADAELAPYLLGIDRRRLATHLAAQLTPALGGPGRAIGSVGGVWLRLGLTTEQHWRVLDYLAAVLWRLDLPTDAIIGVQRAVRAERG
- a CDS encoding AAA domain-containing protein, whose product is MLPQLTVPPGTEAERVITTVLSDLRSGEHRGVVVDSPPGAGKSTLVVRAAVELAGTGEPLMIIAQTNEQVDDLIDRLARKAPELRIGRLSAGDYRPSERVGSHDQVRVAAKVTDLAASAVVIGTAAKWATVAEGSWPWAIVDEAYQMRSDALLRVAGRFERALFVGDPGQLDPFSTVETGRWAGLTWDPMQSAVAVLLRHNPQLPVHRLPVSWRLPASAAPVVSRAFYPFTEFRAGTVSTQRALHFTETGPGDALDRAVELAATDGWALYELPARHTLRTDAEAAAACAALAIRVLRRGAVAICEQSPGGAPVTAERIAVGAAHRDQVAVIRSLLGEEGAGITVDTANRLQGREYDMTIVLHPLSGRRDATAFHLESGRLCVLASRHRQACVVVARAGIGELLDAHPSTEAPQLDVPVKFPDGWEANQAVLAHLAALGPVGPDR
- a CDS encoding helix-turn-helix transcriptional regulator, with product MALKRHRLCQRRKALGYSQERLATLLGVERSTVVRWENAETDPQPWHRNRIASALGVTLEQLDGMLVDVSVTAHRGQVVKDMERDPVSPAAMPDLLAGLRNYLTGYLIDTPPPPPLVEVRRAVGRVHNLYQRASYTSAARLIPEVLTQATALSSNASGIHRSSAFRLLGAAYIAASKLAVKVGDGDVALLTADRASTAARLSDDQALAAVAAYQAACGLMRLPARAEAAERVVRTSVEALTSAGPVSDPDLISAHGALLLLAAIIAAGQGNPKRASQLLKRADGLATTLGSDRNRLWTGFGPTNVVIHSVSAAVRAGNANEAMEIGTRLDTSRMPTVLVGRRAQVHVDLAAAALMSSSDRSAAVLHLLEAERVAAETVHANVQARTLLLDLLAKERRAATPGLRPLAERAGLLA
- a CDS encoding DHA2 family efflux MFS transporter permease subunit; the protein is MAQQSVAAPQPVPTSDKLDAAVLKVAGVVVLGAIMSILDVTVVSVALPTFQSEFDASYARVAWTMTGYTLALATVIPLSGWAADRFGTKRLYMIALALFTIGSGLCATADTIGQLIGYRVLQGLGGGMLMPIGMAIMTRAAGPNRIGRLMAVLGIPMLLGPISGPILGGWLIDVASWHWIFLINLPIGVVALIYAQMALPKDAAQPSQSFDFVGMLMLSPGLALFLYGVSTLPETGTFAEPEVWGPMLVGAVLVVAFVFYSFKPEHPLLDLRLFRNRRLTVAAVTMFVFIIAFMGAGLLFPSYFLQVRGESTLHAGLLMAPQGLGAMVTMPIAGMLADKVPVGRTVPFALVLILAGFFTFTQLDADTSYVLLCGSLFVMGLGMGGTMMPIMTSALKTLTGHEVARGSTLVNILQQIGGSVGAAVMSVILTNELNKSQPIPGLTGPNGEPVTEAGLAVAAQQRPELAEQLPDPSIIERGLDFAANSFATTFWVAFALVAATFIPAAFLPRRRERSHLLDDQPGEQPGEAPRAPVIVH